The segment ACCCATGATGTTGTGACGCTTACTCGCTTGGTGATGGGGGACCCGATTGCTCGGATACAGGCTTTGAATGGATTGAAAAACTTCTTTTTGACCACTTTGAAGATGGATGTGACGAGTTGAGACACTAGGACTTGCCGTTTTTGCCTTAATAGTCCTCTGGCCAAACTCCGATTGGAAAACATTGGGACAAGAACAAATTCCTCTAGATGTTTCCCGACCGACTCAGGGAATGATTTCATcaagcaattttgcatagcaggaaatttagactgaacttattgctgatattgagtagcaaattctgatttttgagtagcaaccggtacattttgtgtagcattttgctatatacaagggaaattgttcaTCGAGGCTCTCTAGTAGCTCTCAAAGTGTGTGTTCATAGCTTTCCGAAGTCATGTAGACCAATACCTGCATAACTTGTTCATTGCTTTGTATTAAATTTTAGAATGAATGacaatgttgaattgaaaagcCAGTGAAAGAGCCTGCGGACTGGTGAATGAAGGAGCTGGTAGAGATCCAGCTGGCAAGTCAATGAAACGCTGAGAACAAACTCAGGAATCTCTACCTCTTTTGTTTGTACAGGGATTCATAGTTTGACGCAGACACTCAACTTAAAAATGCACTCACCTTTAGagggtttgggtatttttcttacaatacaaattacaaacattttacatttaacttgcctggtttaaagataatgatggaagaagGCTTCCCCGAAAATATTTCTTGTTgaggtggtgtagtttttgagaagtgagttaacaaaattaacaaaaataattgtactgTTTATGCCAAGTGTGTGATGACTAACATTATTGGTGCTTTAGCAATGAGATGGATCTCTTCTTCCACCGCAGTTATCTGTAAAAAATAATCATGCTTTGTGTTGCAAACATTGTGGAATGCTACTGTCAGTACCCAGTTTACGCAAACAGAATTTGGCTGTGACAAGACTTATTATTTAAACTTAATACAGTACTATTAATTAAGAAAAATGTTATGCACAAATACTGTTATGTATTAATTAAGGAAACAGTGTATTCACTGTGGGGTAATGAGCCAGACTGGGTTGGTGGCAAGTGGTTGTTAGCGGACAGAGCCAAAGGCGAGgtccatttatttatttaaaaataataatacacagtttTTACATAGCGATTTATCTCAAAGGATTGGGAATCTCAAAGTGCTCTAAAGATGAGTGAGTTCgttcagcttccctgggtctaccccgcggtgctcactcgggtaagcccctgacaagagctaaacgaacgatcactcaccgctcttgtggtgatgtcatgcacctggggccagccccaagtgaccaactccacaagcagggcacttggggctgacctgggtgaccccctggaatgacgtcaaagctattcgaacgtaccgggtgCAGACCgtggtcgacccagggaagctaaacgaacgcacccttagtcTCAGGAGTACTCCAGTCGCATACAAACAAGATGAAATATTAAAGAGACACCTGGTGAAATTTACTCTGTTTGGTAAACCTAAATTCACTGTCCTTAGCTACCTTCGGTGCTTTTTAACAGCActgtgaaattggcccagtTCACAGAAACAATCTATATGACCATAGCCAGAGCCAATAACACTTGATAAGGACAAAGCCTTATATATGTATTGTGATTAAATTGTATTAGGATTTcttctgtgcccaatttcataaagcctgtaagcacaaacaaatgttctaagcacagacaaatcttgcttagcagaaattgggTAATAGCCAAAGCCAAAATTTCATGGAGTTCACATTGTTGGAagtggtgccccactcaatgtttgctttgcaaagatttttgcaaaaaccaattctttgtgcaaaaaaacccaaacagctctatgaaattgggcccagttgacCAAGTGGAGGATTTAGAATGATTTAGGTTGACGTTGACAGGTCGGATATTTACTGTGCTTATCACAGGGTCAGGCACTTCAATCTTTAGAGTCTAAACAACTTGGTCTGGAGTAGCATAGGAGAATAGGATGATGGAATGTGCACATCAGTGAGATGTCCTTGTCTTTTTGGCCTTGTCTATGATGTCTTTGTTATGTCCAATTGTTCCACTGTGTCATGTTTGTCAGACAAGTGTCATCTTTAAACCATCTTACCAGCTtaacaaacatgttttaaaaactcACATTGCCACTTCAACTCATTGGTTTTAATACTAATGTGTTTGTTACTGTGTTATCAGGCAGAATTTGTAATTTTGGAACTTGACAAATTGCCAAAACATAATAAGTACTAATTAAAGCTCTTGAAAGTTATTTGCATTCCTTTATTTTTCACTTAATTCTAGCAAGTAGTTATTGTATATATTGATATATAAAACTGTGCAAGtcgtttcaaataataaaaataataattgtttggaAGAGAATTTCACTGTcattttggatttttttgtttgttttcgaATCTTACCTTGTCACAGGAGGTACGTTAGGTGGGATGATGGCGCGATGGAAGTACAAAGGAAACAATCGACCCCTCACAGACGTCCTCCCCGAAATGACGAAAGAACAACGAGATCAACTGCATGAACAGTGTCAACCGGTACTCCGCGATTACATCGACGATGACTTCATCTCGATGAGTCGGTTGATGAATAACGACGGGGAATTCCGAGAGAGATTGGTGCAGAGTCTTAAGACATTCGTCACCGAGACGATGAAACTTCAATTATGTGTGGAACTGCTCACAAGAGGCAAAGCAGAATGACacttatttttcatttttcgtcctccttttattttaacaagaggttgttttttgttttgaaagtgcTTTGGAAGGATGGCTCTAGTTccggggtcaatttcacaaagagtcaggaCAAGTCCTATCTCTAGGACTGgtcttaggagatattaaaaatttaCGGCTAGTCCTACATAAGTTCTAGGAGGACTAACTAGGAGGTCCAAACTCGAtataagactggtcttaactCTCTTTGAAACCCGCCCCCGCCcttgatttcataaaactgttaaatattattcaaataatGACTGTTGGGGGGGGGTGCAATGGTGAGAATATTTTCATGTGTTAAAAGATGGAGTTGTACATCTGtcaacaaatgaaaacattCTCTCCATTGCAGGAATgcaaaacattcattatttggtTTAGGATAATGCCCGAGGTAAGCGCCATTTTTTCTCCCACAAATGGCACGTACACCGAGGGCATGATGCGACTTAACTTCCAGCTATGATGACATGCTATACTGTTACAgcgctccattattttgcacgaatggTATGATATTGTTAAAAGGTGGCCATcgcgccattcgtgcaaaataatggagcgatAGAACAACATAGCATGACATCATAGGTAGAGGTTAACTTTATATAACATCCAGGTAGGTCTTTGGAGAAACAGTCGACAAAAGTGTACAAGATTGTATATTTGCATCCACTACGAGGACCTTTTATACTACTAGATATAATGCATGTATGCGCATGGTGTTGCCTAGCTCGCaatacaaagaagaaaaaaaaaggagaggCTGAAAATGCACTTTGAATAGTACTTAACTAGAAGTAACAAAAATAATGCCAGTATTCTACAAAGCAAGAAGCTTTGTTAGAGAGTTTATGAGCTTTAGCAGTTTTATGAAACAGGGCCtatattgtaatttttaaaagcaACAAACACACTGCCTTTTTATGACTTTGTGTGTGCCATGTCTCCACTGATCAGCGTTGATTGACTTTGTAGTTGAATGAAAAGAGCCCAAGTAAATCAAGGCTTCGATCACAAAAAAGTTCTATTTAAATTTAACATTAACTTCAACATGTAAAGATTATAGATCATTAACAAACTAATTAATATatcaactcatttgcataattttgtcttcttataaaacacacaaaatcgTAATTTTGGAGAACTGACTGATTTCTGGGACATTTTGGGGGAATATGGTTTTGTAAATTCATTTGATCACAAGATATATTTTCACGCCATTTCTGTTGAACCTTTCCATGATTATTTAATTGTTGAAGACCGTGAGTGGCTTTGAGGTACAGTTTACTGCAGCATAACAACCAAAGATtttagagcgccgcaaggcacaagatgcggaactcgggctgaaatgtgaaatcccactggacgccatttcggcaagtaactcttttgatacaacagtagatcagtgcagatcagtgcagacaatgaccattcctatcaatgggaaacaaaacatccacttgctgaaatggcgcccatgcgtatttcacgttccaacaatagataaagcttcagttccgcatcttgcgccttgcatCACTCTATAATCTTTGATAACAACTAACTGCCATACTACAAGTCACTCCTCTAGTATTTAAGCGCTTTGTgtgctgctatttttattttacttaaggaagtgtttttacaaaacaaaatgttgtcatAATCTTACAATTTGATAATGTTACGGTTTATGTGTctcaaatttgtcaaatttaatttttgttgtgctggaagtttttctttttggtaTAAAGAGCAGGGTAAATTACAATTGAGACCAGCAGAAGTTTGcagattttcaaactttaaTACTAAAAGtgaaaattgtgattttttaaattttgcaacctgttttgttattttgtttgtaagtttTTGATTGCATCCAAGAAATTTGAATCTCAAGATTCCACTGAACAATCTTCTCTAATTGCCTGTTAAGAGAAAATTctaaattttcttttaaaaaacaacatcaacttTTAACTTAAACCATGTACCCTCCCTTTTTTGGACCGCCTCATTAGTTTTCACTCTAGAACCTATCCAATTGCATGCAAActagatttaaaacaaatgttttgggtTCAAAATATGGGGGATAAGTAAATTTATTCCATCCAAGTGCCTTAAGTAGTGctaaatgtgttgtttttgacAAAGTGTTTCCATTTGGGGATTATTGATACCCTCAAAGGAATAAAAGGTTCCAATTAAGTAGAAGAATATACTTTAATTGGGGTAGTTTAATGGgacaaaaccaaaaaataagAACGACTTGGTGCCACAAGTACAAATGTATCTTGCCGAATACTTAATGTAGTGAAGACtcatactttttttatttttttcagtatgattttctttgtttgtttgtttgtttgtttgttttattttcggGGAAAGGAACGACCATCAGTAATATTTGTGAGGCAATATTTGCAGATTGCAGATCAGAAATTTGTTGAATcttctcttttcttttgtttttcttccaggTTGTGGGTTTGGTAGATTTTGGTGATTTATTTTCCATTTCAGCTATTCTTAGTTATTTTTGAGATTTACATTGTAAGGAAACATGTTCAGACACACGTGAAACTTTTCACCGATTTCCTGAACTTTTTGTCAATAGATGTAATTCCTgccaaactaaaataaaatttaataggCAGGTTGGAAACTGGTTTTATTTTTCTACAAAACTCCTTTTGGCTGTTGCACCATTCCAATGATAGGTTTATAATAGGATTACTTAAAACatagaacataggggtgtcggaacataggggagTCGGACTGTGGAGTAGTCACCCTTAATTTTATAAACATTGATATACTTGTGTTTACCCTTCTTTTACCAAAAGAAAAGGTCTCAATTcgtaaaatgtaaaaaagatGGTCACAAATCAAACTCTATAAATTGACAAAGTAAAAACCAACTTGTAATTATCTATTTTTGAAACTTTAACAGAACTATAAATTTAGTGTTTAGATTACTAATGTAGTTGTAGATTATTAAGTAGGCCAATTTCATTTCAGTTAAGTTTTCTTATACTTGTATGAAATTATTTGGAAAATTGCTTAAGTCGTACAGATAGTgtagttttgtgtttttgtttccaacttttgtttgttttataaatgtattcatataatattcaaataaaGAGCAATTTTGTAATCAAAGTTGTGTTCTTGTTTGTTCGTTTTATGTAAGTTGTCACTTCTTGTCTTGGGAATGGAAAAGACACTCATGGGTgagtgggggtggggtggggggggggggcggggggggggggggggggaggttggaGAGTGGGAAGACCAGGTTAAAGATGAGCAGCAAACCTCAACTTATCTGCTTTCATTATCCAGTTTTTTAAATACCACCCACAACAaagcaattttctttgtttagaGTTTGTTATAGGTCAGAAATTGCAAAATAAGTTAATGAATAAACAGATATGGGCTGAAAAGGGAAtatgaaaatatattttgttgagCACCTTTAAatcacataaataaaaaaatcggACTATTAGCTATTACAGAGCTCCTCTGAAATCACTGACATGTATTCAGTTTGAATTTAACTTACTTTTATAAACCCTGTATCATgggaaaagggaaaaaaatccCTAAATTTTCCTTTCTAAGCGATTATAGACTTTTCCTTTAATATCTCCTAGTCATCACGTGACTGACCCCGTTTCGCCGCAGGTGGCGCAATGTTTTGATCATGTGACTCGTCCATTCACCAAAATGgaagatggcggcgcccatgtggcaattttttgttattgccATATGgctcaaaataaacatttttatgtCAGTTAACAATGCTGAGTCTCTTGACATGAGTCAGGGGTAGGTATAAATCTTTAATATTAGAtactaaaatgttcacatattgtAGAAGTTTTTGCAAAATTATCGATAAAATTAGTTCAGTGCTGCACGCCCAGTTTCCGGACAGTATTGCCCGTATATTTTTTTCCGGGTACCGGCTTCCGGTCACTTCGGTACCAAactcagcaccttgcaaactcagcaACCACAACAAAGCCGGCAcatacaaactcggcacatacaaactcggcacccagttgaaaatgttttacttttttgaggTCAAAAATAGGCCGGTTCGGAGTTTGTAGGCCTATGGACATGGTAAATGGTGCCTACATTCTTTTCTTGGTGTCGAGTGGGtgctgagtttgcaaggtgccaaTAAATaatgcaaggtgccgagtttgcgaggtgccgaagtgtccTGTAAGtgtattcgtttttttttccatactATAAATATAGCCAAACCAACGGGATGGccaaaaaccaaatcaaataaaTGAGCCTGCCACAACCAATATTTCCAAAGTCAAATCAAGTCACGAGTCAACTCTGCAGTTGAGTgcctgtgatgatgatgatgtagggagaatgaaaacataaaatggattttttttaaaaagataatTTAGTTAGGCCGTGTCTTAAACAGCGACTTGCCTTGGGCTACTGCTCCGGCTTGATCAGCGCATCTGATCTGTATTGAAGAATACTGAATAGACAAATGCGAGCAATGTACCGTAGCTGTAGCGGAGGTCTTTGTTTTGAGACAAAGTTTTGAAACGATTCAGGACAAACCTAATGAAAGcgcttttttatttaataaaaccTAGGCCCTACAATGAAAATTAATAGGCCTATTgaatatttttgtcaaaagtATGTAATTTTATTAAGGAGATAACttatgtaattattttttaatttttagtgtATAGACAAGAAGCCTGTAGTCTGTACAGCCTCTTTTCCAGCTGTTTGTGTCGCTACCTGCAGCGTAATGATACACTTTCTCGTGGGAGCTGTTCTAAGTACACAGAGTTTCGTTGGGGCACTAGTACGACTGCAGATATTAGAACATCTTTTAAAGGAATAtaccccagttactgggtctagtatTTGTATTAGGTTTCTTTAAGTTGAATTTTCAGTTAGACTTTGAACGACTATATTCATTTGATTAGGCAGTGGTGCacaatcttttttgaaaaattattttgaagaaagCGTCCCTCAACCGTTCTCTTATTTCAGAGTGGTCCAGGTGGATGTTCTAACACCTTACGCAGATGAATTCCACGGGTCACCTCACAGTCCACGTCATGCCCGAGACTGCCAACCAATCAAGTATGCCAACTCTACCATCGAGTCGCAGGCATCCCATGGATTCAGTGCCTCTCAGGTCACCCTACCCATCACATCAACTAGGCAATTCATGGACAGCTCAATATATTTCAGAACTTCCTTTGGTCATTTGACTGTTGTGAATGATCCCGCGCGAACGCTGTCAGTGCTGGAACCCTTTCAAAAAGATGGCTGTTCCTTAGGATTAAGAGTGCCTGTAACGAGGTCTCGATTACAAAAAAACTGTCTGTTGGCAACAAACGCCGGCTTCTTTAACACGCATACTGGTGATTGCTATGGAAACGTTGTGAGTGAAGGGAGGCTCGTTAAAAATGGACATGGAGTACAGAATGCCCATTTTGGCATCAGAGCTGACGGGAGCTTAGTTTTCGGGTAAGATTTCGTTATGGTTTGCAAATCactttaaagtttttaaagttttttttataatgggagacttttgggatgctaggtggcagcagacttactaatAGGTAAGGTAAATCCATTAATCTTAAAACTGTGCACATGCTACAAAAACAATGGAATTTTCcctgtaagtctgctgccacctagcgttccaaagccTCCAATTCTGCTTAAAATAATAAGTGGTTTTGTTGTTAATAGCAGGTTGTGGTGTGTCTGATCAGCaagttgtgggtttgagtccctgtcatgacacttgcatccttgagcaagatactctACCATGTTTGCTTTgccctttggatgggacattaagccaaaGGTCCTGTCCTCTCGGATTGGTAGTGCACTTCAAATAACCCAGAACACTCTTCATGGAAGACACAACCAACCTGGATGATACAAAAATCAACAGCATAAATACTTGGTTCAAGTACTAgatttgtgaacttttaactGGTGCGACTCTCCTTGATGAGGGGTTGtgacttttatccttttgatttACCCCAATCACTAATGGTTTAACCCACAGGTATCTTTCAGAGTTTGATCTTCTTGATGAGGAGAATCCATTTCTTCAGCTGGTAGGGGGTGTAGGGTGGCTATTGAGGGACGGAGAAGTTTACGTGGAGGAGAGCAAGAAAGTAGAGTGTAAAAAATCAGAGGAAACAGGTAAAGACTCTGAGTAGATCTTTTAAATTTGATTCCTGGCAATGGTTTTATGGGACAGGATTGTAGTCTTGAATGGTAGAGCAGAGACAAAGCAGATTTCTATTCTAAATtcaggaaataaaaaaatagttaaaaaatcCCCAATACACTTATCACTCtgttaccttttttttaaacaaaaattataactttTTTGTTCCTTTTAGGTTCAATAGAGTCTTTTTTTAATGTGGTTGCGGCCCGGATAGCTGTAGGAAGTGACAAAGAGGGTCATGTTATTATTGCTCATGTGGATGGCAAGTCTGACTCAACAGGGTGagctcattttttttaaaagccatgTACTTGTTTCTATAGACAAGGCTTTTTGTTTAAGCAGGATTCATGATAATGTTTTGAACCAGGCCTGATACATCACAGaagcaacgaaggtgattgcctctgtgcctcgtggtcattgccttggtgcccttgaaatgatcccgttcgttcgttcgttcgtttgttcgttcAGTCGTTCCTTCGTTC is part of the Asterias rubens chromosome 4, eAstRub1.3, whole genome shotgun sequence genome and harbors:
- the LOC117289425 gene encoding protein C19orf12 homolog isoform X1; the encoded protein is MPVSPEELVRLLALLAQEENLKVTVKETMKGGAMAGAGAVIGGFCGGPVGIAVGGTLGGMMARWKYKGNNRPLTDVLPEMTKEQRDQLHEQCQPVLRDYIDDDFISMSRLMNNDGEFRERLVQSLKTFVTETMKLQLCVELLTRGKAE